DNA sequence from the Sphingomonas bisphenolicum genome:
TTGCGAAACCGCCGTCAGCCAGCAGCGCCACGCGCTCGATATGCTGGCCCAGTCCGACCGCCGGGGTTGCGCCATGGGCGCTGCCATGGCGCTGGTGCTCGACTGGCGCGCCGTGCGCCATGTGCTCGACATGGCGGCTCTGCGCGCGGGCCTGGAGCCTCATCCCTATGCCATGCCCGATCGCAATGCGACGCTGGACGTCGCCCGCGCGATCGGCGGCGACGATGGCATCGACCGGGCCATCCAGTTCGGCGCGCGCCAGTTGCTCAACCAGCATCGCGGCCTCTGGGATCTGCTCGCGGCCCGCGCCGACGTGCGCGCCCGACAGGGCTGATTCCCCCTTTCCCGATTGCGCAGGTCCGCCGCATTGCCTAGTCCGGTTGCCATCGGCAACCGAACGGAACAGCAATATGCGCTTTGAAGGCACGCAGGACTATGTCGCCACCGACGATCTGAAGGTCGCGGTCAACGCCGCCGTGCTGCTGCGCCGTCCGCTGCTGGTGAAGGGCGAGCCGGGCACCGGCAAGACCGTTCTCGCCCAGGAAATCGCCACGGCGCTGGATGCGCCCCTGATCGAATGGAACGTCAAATCGACGACCAAGGCGCATCAGGGCCTCTATGAATATGACGCCGTCGCGCGCCTGCGCGATGGCCAGTTGGGCGACGAGCGCGTCCACGACATCGCCAACTACATCCGCAAGGGCAAGCTGTGGGAGGCCTTCACCTCACCTAGGCTGCCCGTCCTGCTGATCGACGAGATCGACAAGGCCGACATCGAGTTCCCCAACGACCTGTTGCAGGAACTCGATTGCATGGCCTTCCACGTCTATGAGACGGGCGAGACGATCGCAGCGGCCGATCGCCCGATCGTCATCATCACCTCCAATAACGAGAAGGAACTGCCCGACGCCTTCCTGCGCCGCTGCTTCTTCCACTATATCAAATTCCCCGACCGCGACACATTGGCGCAAATCGTCGATGTCCATTTCCCCGGCATCCAGAAGATATTGGTCAGCAAGGCGATGGATATTTTCTACGACATCCGGGAAGTTCCCGGCCTCAAGAAGAAGCCCAGCACCAGCGAACTGCTCGACTGGCTGAAACTGCTGCTGAACGAGGACATGCCGCTCGACGTCCTCCAGAACAGCGACCCGACCAAGGCGATCCCGCCGCTCCACGGCGCGCTGCTCAAGAATGAGCAGGACATCATGATGTTCGAGCGCCTCGCCTTCATGGCGCGCCGTCAAGGGCGATGACCTGATTCACCCATGTCTCTCCTTCCCTGAGGGAGAGGGATTTGAAGGGAAAGCCCAACCATGCCTCATTCCGCCGGATGCCTCTGCGGCGCTGTCCGCATCGCCATCGACGCCGAACCGATCGCCGCACGCATGTGCTGGTGCCGGCTGTGCCAGTATCTGGGCGGCGGCGCGGCCACGGTGAACGTGTGCTTTCCATCGGACAAGATAATGACCAGCGGCGAGGTGCGGTGGCACGACAGCGTCGCCGACAGCGGCAACGCGATGAAGCGCGGCTTTTGCCCGACCTGCGGCACGCCGCTGTTCAGCCTGGCCGAATCACGCCCGCATCTGACCTTCATCCGCGCCGG
Encoded proteins:
- a CDS encoding AAA family ATPase, whose product is MRFEGTQDYVATDDLKVAVNAAVLLRRPLLVKGEPGTGKTVLAQEIATALDAPLIEWNVKSTTKAHQGLYEYDAVARLRDGQLGDERVHDIANYIRKGKLWEAFTSPRLPVLLIDEIDKADIEFPNDLLQELDCMAFHVYETGETIAAADRPIVIITSNNEKELPDAFLRRCFFHYIKFPDRDTLAQIVDVHFPGIQKILVSKAMDIFYDIREVPGLKKKPSTSELLDWLKLLLNEDMPLDVLQNSDPTKAIPPLHGALLKNEQDIMMFERLAFMARRQGR
- a CDS encoding GFA family protein encodes the protein MPHSAGCLCGAVRIAIDAEPIAARMCWCRLCQYLGGGAATVNVCFPSDKIMTSGEVRWHDSVADSGNAMKRGFCPTCGTPLFSLAESRPHLTFIRAGALEDPSLIGPQAVIWTDAAPTWAHHDPDLPHYPAQIPPVV